A genomic region of Oryza glaberrima chromosome 1, OglaRS2, whole genome shotgun sequence contains the following coding sequences:
- the LOC127760233 gene encoding probable sarcosine oxidase — MAAAAAAASDDAAAAGGRFDFDVIVVGAGIMGSCAAHAAASRGARALLLERFDLLHHLGSSHGASRTIRDAYAKAHYPPMVRLARRLWADAEAESGYRVLTPAPQLTVGPPGDASLLAAVGNSGARRVDEDDLAGRWGGAFRGVPDGWVAAVSELGGGVLNATKAVAMFQALAVKGGAVVRDNAEVVGVVKKDGEAGVFVRTSGGEEFHGAKCVVTVGAWTSKLVKSVAGVDLPIQPLHALVLYWKVKPGRERELAAEAGFPTFSSHGDPHVYGTPSLELPGLIKINYDGGPPCDPDGRDWAGGGGDAASRVARWIEEFMPDHVEAAGGPVVRQPCMYSMTPDKDFVIDFLGGEFGDDVVVGAGFSGHGFKMGPAVGRILAEMAMDGEARTAAEAGVELRHFRISRFEGNAMGN; from the coding sequence AtggccgcagccgcagccgcagcgtccgatgatgccgccgccgccggcggccggttcGACTTCGACGTCATCGTGGTGGGCGCGGGCATCATGGGCAGCTgcgcggcgcacgcggcggcgtcccgcggcgcgcgcgccctGCTCCTGGAGCGCTTCGACCTGCTCCACCACCTCGGCTCCTCCCACGGCGCGTCGCGCACCATCCGCGACGCCTACGCCAAGGCGCACTACCCGCCCATGGTGcgcctcgcccgccgcctctgggccgacgccgaggccgagTCCGGCTACCGCGTGCTCACCCCGGCGCCGCAGCTCACCGTGGGCCCGCCCGGCGATGcctcgctgctcgccgccgtcgggaaCTCCGGCGCGCGCCGGGTGGACGAGGACGACCTCGCCGGGAGGTGGGGCGGCGCGTTCCGCGGCGTCCCGGACGGGTGGGTGGCTGCCGTcagcgagctcggcggcggcgtgctgaACGCGACCAAGGCGGTGGCCATGTTCCAGGCGCTCGCCGTCAAGGGGGGCGCCGTCGTCAGGGACAAcgcggaggtcgtcggcgtcgtcaaGAAGGACGGTGAGGCCGGAGTCTTCGtgaggacgagcggcggcgaggagttcCACGGCGCCAAGTGCGTCGTGACGGTGGGCGCCTGGACGAGCAAGCTGGTCAAGTCCGTCGCCGGCGTGGACCTCCCCATCCAGCCGCTGCACGCGCTCGTCCTGTACTGGAAGGTCAAGCCCGGCCGCGAGCGCGAGCTCGCGGCGGAGGCTGGCTTCCCGACGTTCTCCAGCCACGGCGACCCGCACGTGTACGGCACGCCGTCGCTGGAGCTCCCGGGCCTGATCAAGATCAACTACGACGGCGGCCCGCCGTGCGACCCGGACGGCCGGGactgggccggcggcggcggcgacgcggcctcCCGCGTCGCCCGGTGGATCGAGGAGTTCATGCCGGACCACGTCGAGGCCGCCGGCGGGCCGGTCGTCCGGCAGCCGTGCATGTACTCCATGACGCCGGACAAGGACTTCGTGATCGACTTCCTCGGCGGCGAGTTCGGCGACGACGTGGTGGTCGGGGCCGGGTTCTCCGGCCACGGGTTCAAGATGgggccggcggtggggaggatCTTGGCCGAGATGGCCATGGACGgggaggcgaggacggcggctgAGGCCGGGGTGGAGCTCCGGCACTTCAGGATCAGCCGGTTTGAGGGCAACGCCATGGGAAACTAG
- the LOC127762773 gene encoding uncharacterized protein LOC127762773, with protein sequence MRSTPRCAPFPNPNPNPDTSPPPSSPMTPRAPSMRHHPPHLYLAEVVASWHPFHKKPCLSDRSTAPPSAHFADAPETQTQTPTPPLSASGGGGGGGSFRWLGPRKRRRRGAGSRSVSGRSSDRRRSGTCSDFHVTCGAGGGGATDSSGEMWASDVGEVRMRDVPMATEFGPAAPVGGPGSGSGGTGAAAEVAAADSGYGSEPGYRGDVELGYGDEIDEEEEDGRQQLFFWGEEIGDCIADMNKMGIVGDNNFGEQKSHHRCRRKKHDVRMLDP encoded by the exons ATGAGATCGACGCCGCGATGTGCCCCCTTCCCcaacccaaaccctaaccccgaTACTTCCCCTCCCCCGTCGTCGCCGATGaccccgcgcgcgccgtcgaTGCGCCACCACCCGCCGCACCTCTACCTCGCCGAGGTCGTCGCCTCCTGGCACCCCTTCCACAAGAAGCCCTGCCTCTCCGACCGATCCACCGCTCCCCCCTCCGCCCACTTCGCCGACGCCCCGGAGACCCAGACCCAGACCCCGACACCTCCCCtctccgccagcggcggcggcggcggcggcgggtcgttCCGGTGGCTCGGGCCAcgcaagcgccgccgccgcggcgcggggtCGCGGTCGGTGTCCGGCCGCAGCAGCGACCGCCGTAGATCCGGCACCTGCTCCGACTTCCACGTCACgtgcggcgccggtggcggcggcgccaccgactCCAGCGGCGAGATGTGGGCCTCGGACGTCGGGGAGGTGCGGATGAGGGACGTCCCCATGGCGACGGAGTTCGGCCCCGCCGCGCCCGTTGGTGGGCCTGGATCGGGGTCTGGTGGGACGGGCGCCGCAGCGGAGGTGGCTGCGGCGGATTCCGGCTATGGTAGCGAGCCGGGATACCGGGGAGATGTGGAGCTTGGGTACGGGGATGAgatcgacgaggaggaagaggacggaAGGCAGCAGCTGTTCTTCTGGGGCGAGGAAATCGGAG ATTGTATAGCAGATATGAATAAGATGGGGATTGTTGGTGACAATAATTTTGGGGAGCAGAAGAGCCATCACCGTTGTAGGCGCAAGAAGCATGATGTGAGGATGCTGGATCCTTGA